Proteins from a genomic interval of Acetobacterium woodii DSM 1030:
- a CDS encoding ParA family protein has protein sequence MNNNCITIAIVNQKGGVGKTTTTYNLGWELGQLGKKVLLVDLDSQGNLTMQSGISIPDNLDVTISNLMTNYLYDKDLPDRQDLVIEKKMINVLPANIELSDVEVQLVTATMREFVLDNVLEEYKKDYDYILIDCMPSLLMLPVNALAAADQVIIPVEPELWAVKGMETLFKTILKVKKRINRHLQIAGILITKYNPNLKLTKAMEQTIEDVFGESVNIFDAKIPNSVKVAEAGAKGLSVREYADTHKDEMSLKVVGAYEVLAREIISKE, from the coding sequence ATGAATAATAATTGTATAACTATTGCGATCGTGAACCAAAAGGGCGGTGTTGGAAAAACAACCACCACTTATAACTTGGGTTGGGAGTTGGGCCAACTGGGGAAAAAGGTTTTATTGGTTGATCTGGATTCGCAGGGAAATTTAACCATGCAATCTGGCATTTCGATTCCAGATAATTTGGATGTAACGATATCCAATCTTATGACAAATTATTTATATGACAAAGACTTGCCGGATCGACAGGATCTGGTGATTGAAAAGAAAATGATCAATGTGCTGCCAGCAAATATTGAACTCTCCGATGTGGAAGTTCAACTGGTGACCGCAACCATGCGTGAGTTTGTCCTGGACAACGTTCTGGAAGAATATAAGAAGGATTATGATTATATTCTGATTGATTGTATGCCGTCACTTTTAATGTTGCCGGTCAACGCTTTGGCAGCTGCGGATCAAGTTATCATTCCTGTCGAACCGGAGCTATGGGCGGTGAAAGGGATGGAAACATTATTTAAAACAATTCTTAAAGTCAAGAAACGTATCAATCGGCATCTTCAAATTGCGGGGATTCTGATTACAAAGTATAATCCCAATTTGAAATTGACGAAAGCAATGGAGCAGACGATCGAGGATGTTTTTGGCGAGAGTGTTAATATCTTTGATGCGAAAATTCCAAACTCGGTCAAGGTTGCTGAAGCTGGAGCGAAAGGATTGAGTGTGCGGGAATATGCCGATACACATAAAGATGAAATGAGTTTAAAGGTAGTCGGTGCTTATGAAGTTTTGGCCAGGGAGATTATCAGCAAGGAGTAG
- a CDS encoding ParB/RepB/Spo0J family partition protein, with protein MDVKKDSFNSMFGSLDDLENNEMMVLDLDDLISFHDHIFTRYSEEMLQELMDSIEDVGLLVPILARDHPEIRGKFEILSGHNRVEACKRLGMKQVHARIFSNLTEDEAKLIVIETNLKQRNLDDFKPSERAAIVSARHNLMKKQGLRTDLIHEIESQKNEEKDGKNAPFHLGKSQIWRYTRIDEFLSDNLKMQLDDDKLKIKGAVELSYLEVDEQLAVDAYINSGSKITDSKAKVIRKKALDNVITKELLDELFAKKKKEVIKDKEIKIPVAMIERYFSESDEEDILTTVKIAIELYFKDNNLEKNHEQNEQEASLEQSNVESERLNQDLSLPIDDPFDNPGDGDQE; from the coding sequence ATGGACGTAAAAAAAGATAGTTTCAACAGCATGTTTGGAAGCCTGGATGATCTTGAAAATAATGAAATGATGGTCCTGGATCTTGACGATCTGATTTCATTTCATGATCATATTTTCACTCGCTATTCCGAAGAAATGCTTCAGGAACTGATGGATAGTATTGAGGATGTTGGTCTACTGGTTCCGATCCTGGCAAGGGATCACCCCGAGATTCGAGGTAAGTTTGAAATTTTGTCCGGTCACAATCGGGTCGAAGCATGTAAGCGTTTGGGAATGAAACAGGTTCATGCACGAATCTTTTCCAATCTGACGGAAGATGAAGCGAAGTTGATTGTAATTGAAACCAATCTGAAGCAGCGTAACCTGGATGATTTTAAACCATCCGAGCGGGCAGCAATTGTATCAGCTCGGCACAACCTGATGAAAAAACAGGGACTGCGCACGGATCTGATTCATGAGATCGAGAGTCAGAAAAACGAAGAAAAAGATGGTAAGAATGCGCCTTTTCATTTGGGAAAATCACAAATCTGGAGATACACTCGTATTGACGAATTCCTTTCGGATAATTTAAAAATGCAATTGGATGATGATAAATTAAAGATAAAAGGTGCTGTTGAATTATCTTACCTTGAAGTAGATGAGCAGTTAGCTGTTGATGCTTATATCAATAGCGGTTCGAAAATAACGGACAGCAAAGCAAAAGTCATTCGCAAAAAAGCCCTGGACAATGTTATCACCAAAGAATTGCTTGATGAGCTGTTTGCGAAAAAGAAAAAAGAAGTGATTAAAGATAAAGAGATCAAAATTCCGGTAGCAATGATTGAACGTTACTTTTCGGAAAGCGATGAGGAAGATATTTTAACAACGGTTAAAATAGCAATCGAACTATATTTTAAAGATAACAATTTAGAAAAAAATCACGAACAAAATGAACAAGAAGCAAGTTTGGAACAATCGAATGTTGAAAGTGAAAGATTGAACCAGGATCTTTCTTTACCGATCGACGATCCGTTTGATAATCCAGGTGACGGTGATCAGGAATAA